A portion of the Bombus pascuorum chromosome 8, iyBomPasc1.1, whole genome shotgun sequence genome contains these proteins:
- the LOC132909993 gene encoding phenylalanine--tRNA ligase beta subunit isoform X2, which translates to MPTINIKRDLLFKTLGKTYSDAEFQNLCFEFGLELDEVTTEKQMMTKEQNLNHSGEVSEEVIYKIDIPANRYDLLCLEGLALGLLIFQKQMDIPQYTKIFPSTSTQKIIMTKQCMKVRGHIVAAVLRDVTFSKDSYNSFIDLQEKLHQNIGRKRTLVSIGTHDLDTVRGPFLYDARSPTDICFKPLNQEMEYTAEGIMNLYENHAQLKQYLHIIKDSPVYPVVEDSNGIILSLPPIINGDHSKITLNTKNILVECTATDLTKAKVVLDTIVCAFSQYCKIKYSIEVVEIVYPDKQVFHYPDLKYRIEEIDCEKAMKYIGIKQTAEELANLLSRMSLKTSVKDGNILNVEVPPTRHDVIHACDIYEDIAIAYGYNKIEKTMPHLSTTADEVARTTLIPGLLKTLAANKKMPLPHKLFEVSDIILKDNDVEVGARNNRHLCAVYCNKSDGFEVIHGLLDRILQILEVPWNGSNNINGYYLRAVDDPTFFPHRCAEILCYDKVIGKMGVLHPDVISRFELNTPCSILEIDIECFL; encoded by the exons atgccgactattaatattaaacgtgACCTGTTGTTTAAAACTCTTGGTAAAACATATT CGGATGCCGAATTTCAAAACTTATGTTTTGAGTTTGGACTAGAATTGGATGAAGTG acaaCAGAGAAACAAATGATGACAAAGGagcaaaatttaaatcatAGTGGAGAAGTATCCGAAgaagttatatataaaattgatataccTGCAAATAGATATGATCTATTATGCTTAGAAGGTTTAGCTCTTGGACttcttatatttcaaaagCA aatgGATATACCACAATATACAAAGATATTTCCAAGTACAAGCACACAAAAGATTATAATGACAAAGCAG tgTATGAAAGTTAGAGGGCATATTGTTGCAGCTGTTTTACGTGATGTTACATTTTCTAAAGATTCTTACAACAGCTTCATCGATCTTCAAGAAAAATTGCATCAAAATATAGGTAGGAAAAGAACTTTAGTATCGATTGGAACCCATGATCTAGACACTGTCAGAGGTCCATTTTTATATGATGCAAGGTCACCAACTGACATTTGTTTTAAGCCACTTAATCAAGAGATGGAATATACAGCAGAAggaattatgaatttatacgaA aaCCATGCGCAATTAAAGCAATATCTGCATATTATAAAGGACAGTCCAGTTTATCCTGTAGTAGAAGACAGTAATGGAATCATTTTATCACTTCCACCTATTATCAATGGAGATCACTCAAAAATTACACtcaatactaaaaatatattagttgAATGTACTGCGACAGATTTAACAAAG GCAAAGGTAGTATTGGATACTATAGTTTGTGCTTTTAgtcaatattgtaaaataaaatattcaatagagGTAGTGGAAATTGTGTATCCTGATAAACAAGTATTTCATTATCCAGACTTGAAATATCGAATTGAGGAAATAGATTGTGAAAAAGCAATGAAATACATTGGTATAAAACAAACTGCGGAGGAATTGGCTAATTTGCTTTCTAGAATGTCTTTGAAAACATCTGTTAAAGAtggtaatatattaaatgtcgAAGTGCCTCCTACAAGACACGATGTGATACATGCATGTGATATTTATGAAGATATTGCTATAGCGTatggatataataaaattgagaaaactATGCCGCATTTATCTACCACTGCGGATGAG GTTGCCCGTACCACTTTGATACCAGGATTATTGAAAACGTTAGctgcaaataaaaagatgCCACTTCCTCATAAATTATTCGAAGTTTCCGACATTATACTAAAAGATAATGATGTGGAAGTTGGTGCACGTAATAATCGACATTTATGCGCagtatattgtaataaatctGACGGTTTTGAAGTAATTCATGGTTTATTGGatagaatattacaaatattagaaGTGCCATGGAATGgcagtaataatataaatggaTATTATCTTCGTGCTGTTGATG aTCCCACTTTCTTCCCTCATCGATGTGCggaaatattatgttatgatAAAGTGATTGGAAAGATGGGAGTTCTACATCCAGATGTAATTTCAAGATTTGAATTAAATACACCTTGCTCTATATTAGAAATTGATATCGAATGCTTTTTATAA
- the LOC132909998 gene encoding protein cornichon, with protein sequence MAFSLAAFSYIVALIVDAVLIIFAIFHVIAFDELKTGYKNPIEQCNSLNSLVIPEYGLHILINILFLISSQWFALLLNMPLIIYHLWQYYHRPIMSKPGLYDPTSIMSAQALKIHQREGWSKLIFYLLSFFYYLYG encoded by the exons ATGGCGTTCAGTTTAGCCGCTTTTTCATATATCGTGGCCTTAATTGTAGATGctgttttaatcatttttgcaatatttcat GTTATTGCATttgatgaattaaaaactgGCTATAAAAATCCGATTGAACAATGCAATAGTTTAAATTCG CTAGTTATTCCAGAATATGGATTACACATTTTAatcaacattttatttctaattagtAGTCAATGGTTTGCATTGCTTTTAAACATGCCATTGATAATATATCACTTGTGGCAATATTATCATAGACCTATCATGTCTAAACCAGGTCTTTATGATCCTACTAGTATAATGAGTGCTCAAGCTCTTAAAATTCATCAAAGGGAAGGATGGAGTaaacttatattttatcttttatcatttttttactatttatatgGGTAA
- the LOC132909993 gene encoding phenylalanine--tRNA ligase beta subunit isoform X1 produces the protein MPTINIKRDLLFKTLGKTYSDAEFQNLCFEFGLELDEVTTEKQMMTKEQNLNHSGEVSEEVIYKIDIPANRYDLLCLEGLALGLLIFQKQMDIPQYTKIFPSTSTQKIIMTKQCMKVRGHIVAAVLRDVTFSKDSYNSFIDLQEKLHQNIGRKRTLVSIGTHDLDTVRGPFLYDARSPTDICFKPLNQEMEYTAEGIMNLYENHAQLKQYLHIIKDSPVYPVVEDSNGIILSLPPIINGDHSKITLNTKNILVECTATDLTKAKVVLDTIVCAFSQYCKIKYSIEVVEIVYPDKQVFHYPDLKYRIEEIDCEKAMKYIGIKQTAEELANLLSRMSLKTSVKDGNILNVEVPPTRHDVIHACDIYEDIAIAYGYNKIEKTMPHLSTTADEFPLNKLSDQLRIELACAGFTEALTFSLCSREDVADKLGHELLNIPVVHVLNPKTLEFQVARTTLIPGLLKTLAANKKMPLPHKLFEVSDIILKDNDVEVGARNNRHLCAVYCNKSDGFEVIHGLLDRILQILEVPWNGSNNINGYYLRAVDDPTFFPHRCAEILCYDKVIGKMGVLHPDVISRFELNTPCSILEIDIECFL, from the exons atgccgactattaatattaaacgtgACCTGTTGTTTAAAACTCTTGGTAAAACATATT CGGATGCCGAATTTCAAAACTTATGTTTTGAGTTTGGACTAGAATTGGATGAAGTG acaaCAGAGAAACAAATGATGACAAAGGagcaaaatttaaatcatAGTGGAGAAGTATCCGAAgaagttatatataaaattgatataccTGCAAATAGATATGATCTATTATGCTTAGAAGGTTTAGCTCTTGGACttcttatatttcaaaagCA aatgGATATACCACAATATACAAAGATATTTCCAAGTACAAGCACACAAAAGATTATAATGACAAAGCAG tgTATGAAAGTTAGAGGGCATATTGTTGCAGCTGTTTTACGTGATGTTACATTTTCTAAAGATTCTTACAACAGCTTCATCGATCTTCAAGAAAAATTGCATCAAAATATAGGTAGGAAAAGAACTTTAGTATCGATTGGAACCCATGATCTAGACACTGTCAGAGGTCCATTTTTATATGATGCAAGGTCACCAACTGACATTTGTTTTAAGCCACTTAATCAAGAGATGGAATATACAGCAGAAggaattatgaatttatacgaA aaCCATGCGCAATTAAAGCAATATCTGCATATTATAAAGGACAGTCCAGTTTATCCTGTAGTAGAAGACAGTAATGGAATCATTTTATCACTTCCACCTATTATCAATGGAGATCACTCAAAAATTACACtcaatactaaaaatatattagttgAATGTACTGCGACAGATTTAACAAAG GCAAAGGTAGTATTGGATACTATAGTTTGTGCTTTTAgtcaatattgtaaaataaaatattcaatagagGTAGTGGAAATTGTGTATCCTGATAAACAAGTATTTCATTATCCAGACTTGAAATATCGAATTGAGGAAATAGATTGTGAAAAAGCAATGAAATACATTGGTATAAAACAAACTGCGGAGGAATTGGCTAATTTGCTTTCTAGAATGTCTTTGAAAACATCTGTTAAAGAtggtaatatattaaatgtcgAAGTGCCTCCTACAAGACACGATGTGATACATGCATGTGATATTTATGAAGATATTGCTATAGCGTatggatataataaaattgagaaaactATGCCGCATTTATCTACCACTGCGGATGAG TTTCCGCTGAATAAATTATCTGATCAACTACGGATAGAATTGGCTTGTGCTGGATTCACAGAAGCATTGACATTTTCATTG TGTTCTCGTGAAGATGTAGCGGATAAATTAGGTCACGAATTATTAAACATACCAGTTGTTCATGTGTTAAATCCAAAAACATTAGAATTTCAG GTTGCCCGTACCACTTTGATACCAGGATTATTGAAAACGTTAGctgcaaataaaaagatgCCACTTCCTCATAAATTATTCGAAGTTTCCGACATTATACTAAAAGATAATGATGTGGAAGTTGGTGCACGTAATAATCGACATTTATGCGCagtatattgtaataaatctGACGGTTTTGAAGTAATTCATGGTTTATTGGatagaatattacaaatattagaaGTGCCATGGAATGgcagtaataatataaatggaTATTATCTTCGTGCTGTTGATG aTCCCACTTTCTTCCCTCATCGATGTGCggaaatattatgttatgatAAAGTGATTGGAAAGATGGGAGTTCTACATCCAGATGTAATTTCAAGATTTGAATTAAATACACCTTGCTCTATATTAGAAATTGATATCGAATGCTTTTTATAA
- the LOC132909995 gene encoding magnesium transporter NIPA2 produces the protein MSRVTKIAVDTQLYDATNFYTGLGLAISSSGFIGASFIIKKKALIRLQRRGALRASSGGFGYLKEWMWWTGLLSMAVGEAANFAAYAFAPASLVTPLGALSVLISTILASKYLNEKLNLLGKIGCLLCILGSTVLVIHSPKEEEISTLNELLDKVKDPGYIIYVLIVIVCSILIIFYFGPAYGNQNIMIYICLCSSIGSLTVTSCKGLGLALKETILGFNNGFTNWLTWAFLFSAILCISVQMNYLNRSLDLYETTIVTPIYYVVFTTLVIIASAILFREWENMSAGDILGSSCGFLTVIIAIFLLNAFKEIDISYENIRHMLQPKRKLLISSNNQWSDRDEERLITRLETELNHTYGAQNLTRTI, from the exons ATGAGCAGAGTAACAAAAATTGCGGTTGATACACAATTATATGATGCAACAAATTTTTACACAGGTTTAGGTTTAGCAATTAGTTCTAGTGGCTTTATAG GTGCCAgttttatcattaaaaaaaaggcACTGATTAGATTACAAAGGCGTGGTGCATTACGAGCTTCATCCGGAGGATTTGGCTACTTAAAAGAATGGATGTGGTGGACTGGTCTTCTTTCAA TGGCGGTAGGAGAAGCAGCAAATTTTGCTGCTTATGCATTTGCACCAGCTTCGTTGGTTACTCCATTAGGAGCACTTAGCGTTCTAATATCTACAATATTagcatcaaaatatttaaacgaaaagcTTAATTTGCTAGGAAAG aTTGGTTGCCTTTTATGCATCTTAGGTTCCACAGTTCTTGTAATTCACTCTccaaaagaagaagaaatcagTACATTAAATGAGCTTTTAGATAAGGTTAAAGATCCaggatatattatttatgtattaattgtaatagtatgcagtattttaattattttttattttggtccCGCTTAtggaaatcaaaatattatgatatatatttgtcTGTGTTCATCCATTGGTTCATTGACCGTTACAAGTTGTAAAGGATTAGGACTGGCTTTGAAAGAAACCATTCTTGGATTTAATAATGGATTTACGAACTGGTTAACATGGGCCTTTTTATTTAGCGCTATACTCTGTATCAGCGTAcaaatgaattatttgaatagaTCCCTCGACTTATATGAAACCACAATCGTAACACCTATTTATTATGTAGTTTTCACAACATTAGTAATAATTGCATCTGCAATATTATTCAGGGAATGGGAAAATATGAGTGCTGGGGATATCTTGGGTTCATCTTGTGGTTTTTTAACCGtaataattgcaatatttctattaaatgcATTTAAGGAAATAGACATATCTTATGAGAATATCAGACATATGCTGCAGCCTAAAAGAAAGTTGCTCATAAGTAGTAACAATCAGTGGAGCGACAGGGATGAAGAGAGATTAATAACAAGGTTAGAAACAGAATTAAATCATACATATGGAGCTCAGAATTTAACAAGAACTATATAA